In Nocardia sp. BMG111209, a genomic segment contains:
- a CDS encoding ATP-dependent DNA ligase, with the protein MLLSEVVTASADVRATRSRKAKIATLAALVGRAGPEAAAQVVAWVSGELPQGRIGTGWRTLAAVEADPATPAASGTLTVATVDATLTELAGTNGAGSAARRRELLGTLLSAATAAEREFLIRLLTGELRQGALAAIVAEAVAVAAGVPVDAVRRAAMLSGRLPVTAVAALTGGEAALAEFRLEVGRPIQPMLASPGATLDDALAEFDGDVSVEHKLDGARIQVHRKGSRVWVFTRTLRDITAGVPELVRLVAELPCESVVLDGETLALTDAGRPRPFQETMSRFATVEPGAAAEITSTRDLLLHPYFFDCLHLDGIDFLDSPLRERRAALLRVARRHTIPALVDPDAESAAEYFDGALASGHEGIMVKSLAAPYAAGRRGRAWQKIKPTHTLDLVVLGAEWGYGRRTGYLSNLHLGARDPGGGEPIMVGKTFKGLTDALLQWQTNEFPQHERARDQHTVYLWPELVVEIALDGVQISPRYPGGVALRFARVVRYRPDKDLTGVDTIDAVRALLPEGLAAVHAQPSGE; encoded by the coding sequence ATGCTGCTCTCGGAGGTGGTGACGGCCTCGGCGGACGTCCGGGCGACCCGGTCGCGGAAGGCGAAGATCGCGACGCTGGCCGCCCTCGTCGGCCGCGCCGGGCCGGAGGCGGCCGCCCAGGTCGTGGCCTGGGTGTCCGGGGAGCTGCCGCAGGGCCGGATCGGCACCGGGTGGCGCACGCTGGCGGCGGTCGAGGCCGATCCGGCCACCCCGGCCGCCTCGGGGACGCTCACCGTCGCCACGGTCGACGCCACCCTCACCGAACTCGCCGGCACCAACGGCGCCGGATCGGCGGCCCGCCGCCGCGAGCTGCTGGGCACGCTGCTGTCGGCGGCCACGGCGGCCGAGCGCGAGTTCCTCATCCGGCTGCTGACCGGTGAGCTGCGGCAGGGCGCGCTCGCGGCGATCGTCGCGGAGGCGGTCGCGGTCGCCGCCGGCGTGCCGGTCGACGCGGTGCGCCGGGCCGCCATGCTGTCCGGGCGGCTGCCGGTCACGGCGGTGGCCGCGCTCACCGGCGGGGAGGCGGCGCTGGCCGAGTTCCGGCTCGAGGTGGGGCGGCCGATCCAGCCCATGCTGGCCTCGCCCGGCGCCACCCTCGACGACGCGCTGGCCGAGTTCGACGGCGACGTCAGCGTCGAGCACAAACTCGACGGCGCCCGAATTCAGGTGCACCGCAAGGGTTCCCGGGTCTGGGTGTTCACCCGGACGCTGCGCGACATCACCGCCGGGGTGCCGGAGCTGGTGCGGCTGGTGGCCGAATTGCCCTGTGAGAGCGTGGTACTCGACGGGGAGACCCTGGCGCTCACCGATGCCGGCCGCCCGCGTCCGTTCCAGGAGACGATGAGCCGCTTCGCCACCGTGGAGCCCGGCGCCGCAGCCGAGATCACCTCCACGCGGGATCTGTTGCTGCATCCGTATTTCTTCGACTGCCTGCACCTGGACGGCATCGACTTCCTCGACTCCCCGCTGCGCGAGCGGCGGGCGGCGCTGCTGCGGGTGGCGCGGCGGCACACCATTCCGGCGCTGGTCGATCCCGATGCCGAATCCGCCGCCGAATACTTCGACGGCGCGCTGGCCTCGGGCCACGAGGGCATCATGGTCAAATCGCTGGCCGCACCCTACGCGGCGGGGCGCCGTGGCCGCGCCTGGCAGAAGATCAAGCCCACGCACACCCTGGATCTGGTGGTACTCGGCGCCGAGTGGGGATACGGCCGCCGCACCGGATATCTGTCGAATCTGCATCTGGGCGCCCGCGATCCGGGCGGCGGCGAGCCGATCATGGTCGGCAAGACGTTCAAGGGCCTCACCGATGCGCTGTTGCAGTGGCAGACCAACGAATTCCCGCAGCACGAGCGGGCCCGGGATCAGCACACGGTATATCTGTGGCCGGAGCTGGTCGTCGAGATCGCGCTCGACGGTGTGCAGATCAGCCCGCGCTATCCCGGTGGCGTCGCGCTGCGGTTCGCCCGGGTGGTGCGATATCGCCCCGACAAGGACCTCACCGGCGTGGACACCATCGACGCCGTGCGGGCACTGCTGCCCGAGGGGCTCGCGGCCGTCCATGCGCAGCCCAGCGGGGAGTAA